DNA from Candidatus Methylomirabilota bacterium:
CGAGGATCCCGTGGCGGCGGGCGCCATCAGGCGGTACGAGGAGCGCCTGGCCCGGGATCCGGCCTCGCTGGCCTTCGCTCCCTTGGCCGATGCCTACCGCAAGGTCGGACGGACGCGGGAGGCCATCAACCTCTGCCGCGAGGGGCTCGGGCGCTTCCCGCACTACACAACGGCGCGCCTGATCCTCGCCAAGGCGCACCTGGACGATGGCAACCCCGCCGCGGCGCTGGGCGAGCTCGGGGTCATCCTCCAGTCGGGCCCGAAAGACGCCCAGGCGCATCGCCTCGCGGCCGAGATCCACCGCAGGGCGGGACGCTGGGAAGAGGCGCGGCAGCATCTCGAGCGCGTGGTCAAGCTCGACGCGGGCGACCGGGAATCGCGCCTGCTGCTCGAGACGCTGGCCGCGGAAGGGCGCGCGGGGGACGGCTCGCCGCTCCAGCGCGTGCTGGCGGACGACACGTTCGCCACGATGAGCATGGGTGCCCTGTGCCTCGAGCAGGGACTCAGCGACGAAGCGGCGCAGATCTTCCTGCGCCTGACCAGGAAGAACCCGGGCGACGCCCGGGCCCGCGCGGGCCTCGAAGAGGCGCTGCGGGCCAAGACCCAGAAACGGAAGGGACCATAACGTCATGCAGGTGTCCACGGCCGAGTTCAAGAAGGGGCTGAAGATCCAGTTCGACGGGCAGCCGTACACCATCGTCGACTTCCAGCACGTCAAGCCCGGCAAGGGCGGCGCCTTCGTGCGCACCAAGCTCAAGCACATGAGGCAGGGCCGCGTCATCGACAACACCTTCCGGGCCGGCGAGAAGGTGGAGCTGGTCGACTTCGAGGACAAGCACATGCAGTATCTCTACAAGGACGACCGCTACCACTTCATGGACACGGAGACCTACGACCAGATCTCGCTCTCCGCCGAAGAGGTCGGCGACGCGCGCGACTTCC
Protein-coding regions in this window:
- a CDS encoding tetratricopeptide repeat protein gives rise to the protein MANPIPQGGGAAAEDPVAAGAIRRYEERLARDPASLAFAPLADAYRKVGRTREAINLCREGLGRFPHYTTARLILAKAHLDDGNPAAALGELGVILQSGPKDAQAHRLAAEIHRRAGRWEEARQHLERVVKLDAGDRESRLLLETLAAEGRAGDGSPLQRVLADDTFATMSMGALCLEQGLSDEAAQIFLRLTRKNPGDARARAGLEEALRAKTQKRKGP
- a CDS encoding elongation factor P, with amino-acid sequence MQVSTAEFKKGLKIQFDGQPYTIVDFQHVKPGKGGAFVRTKLKHMRQGRVIDNTFRAGEKVELVDFEDKHMQYLYKDDRYHFMDTETYDQISLSAEEVGDARDF